A part of SAR202 cluster bacterium genomic DNA contains:
- a CDS encoding DUF4340 domain-containing protein, with product MNYRISFILIVIALIISIYVGFFELRKPPKTDEGTLEAPWFYDIGYDELSVLDIKYQDHNESFTKINGQWTFTESGDQVDLNRWSGIPLLFTGPRSSRLITNNLTNPEEYGIDTPTAEYTITLSTGNELTILVGTETPDLSSSYVNLKGKGSLFLVPASWTVAINDMALNPPYYDPNTADEPIIGP from the coding sequence ATGAACTATAGAATATCATTTATACTAATTGTCATTGCATTAATAATAAGTATTTATGTTGGTTTTTTTGAATTACGAAAACCACCTAAAACTGATGAGGGAACCCTAGAAGCGCCTTGGTTTTATGATATTGGATATGATGAATTGTCGGTATTAGATATAAAGTATCAAGATCATAATGAGTCCTTCACAAAGATAAATGGACAGTGGACCTTCACAGAAAGTGGGGATCAAGTTGATTTAAATCGATGGAGTGGTATTCCGTTATTATTCACTGGACCAAGAAGTTCCAGATTAATCACAAATAACTTAACAAATCCTGAAGAATATGGAATTGATACCCCTACTGCTGAATATACTATTACTTTATCAACAGGAAATGAATTAACAATTCTTGTTGGAACAGAAACCCCTGACCTGTCTTCTAGTTATGTAAATTTAAAAGGAAAGGGTTCATTATTCCTTGTACCAGCTAGCTGGACTGTAGCTATAAACGATATGGCTTTAAACCCCCCTTATTATGATCCAAATACTGCAGACGAACCAATAATTGGCCCATAA
- a CDS encoding mandelate racemase/muconate lactonizing enzyme family protein, with translation MKITKVDSRVLRLPFTYPLKPESQAFATIVTIETDGGILGHAMSVYAMPYAIRDFINFEVKPLIEGMDPMRIEQIRSEVLWNLSTKAFTGVFSNASSLLDIALWDIKGKFSNQPIWKMLGGCNEVLPVYITFGLGSYSIEELVTVAKQLLDMGQTRLKMVVAASSQPTMNEVMGRPTEDDINIDIERVGAVRDAIGSKVELMIDANKCATLPQALKLAKALEQFDLTWFEDPVVQSDSRLMAQLRKDCNIPIAAGSTGTNDLIHYREFIMNGSVDILQPNVRDIGGYTGGIKAAGIAQAFNIPLNMGGNWPHINMHLHAGVPNGGRIEFHWQGWKIIEQYYDGAPLPDNGQVVLPESPGLGFNPKDGVIEEYTYNFTN, from the coding sequence ATGAAAATTACCAAAGTAGACTCTAGAGTGTTGCGCCTTCCTTTCACTTATCCATTAAAACCTGAAAGCCAAGCCTTTGCAACTATAGTTACTATTGAAACCGATGGTGGTATTTTAGGACATGCAATGTCTGTATATGCCATGCCTTACGCAATAAGAGATTTTATTAATTTTGAAGTAAAACCTCTAATTGAAGGAATGGATCCTATGAGAATAGAGCAAATAAGATCTGAAGTGCTTTGGAATCTATCCACAAAAGCCTTTACTGGTGTATTTAGCAATGCTTCTAGTTTATTAGATATTGCATTGTGGGATATAAAAGGCAAGTTTAGTAATCAACCAATTTGGAAAATGTTAGGTGGTTGTAACGAAGTTTTACCTGTTTATATCACATTTGGGTTAGGTTCATACAGTATTGAAGAATTGGTAACTGTTGCTAAACAATTATTGGATATGGGACAAACAAGACTTAAAATGGTAGTTGCTGCATCTTCGCAACCTACAATGAATGAAGTTATGGGGAGACCTACAGAGGACGATATTAATATTGATATCGAAAGAGTGGGAGCGGTTAGGGATGCAATCGGTAGCAAAGTAGAGCTTATGATAGATGCAAATAAGTGTGCAACATTACCTCAAGCTTTAAAGCTAGCAAAAGCACTTGAACAATTTGATTTAACTTGGTTTGAAGATCCCGTTGTACAATCTGACTCTAGATTGATGGCACAGTTAAGAAAAGATTGTAATATCCCTATAGCTGCCGGTAGTACAGGAACCAACGATTTGATTCACTATAGAGAATTTATCATGAATGGTTCAGTAGATATTTTACAACCAAATGTAAGAGATATTGGGGGTTATACTGGAGGGATTAAAGCTGCTGGTATTGCTCAAGCATTTAATATCCCACTAAATATGGGAGGAAATTGGCCTCATATCAATATGCATTTACATGCAGGGGTACCTAACGGTGGCCGTATAGAATTTCATTGGCAAGGTTGGAAAATTATTGAACAATATTACGATGGAGCACCATTGCCAGATAATGGCCAAGTTGTCTTACCTGAAAGTCCAGGTCTTGGGTTTAATCCTAAAGATGGTGTTATTGAAGAATATACATATAATTTTACAAATTAA
- a CDS encoding alpha-hydroxy-acid oxidizing protein, whose translation MTMKYVSNEEIIRAARKNLSQGAWDYLMGGSESETTMRRNRLAFDRLAFRPRVLVDVSKIDTSNTLLGHNSKMPVILAPIGSQETFTEMGAAAATLAANEFGIIDVISSVSSPSLEEISTTANNPKVFQLYIHGDWNWITSMINRVKEADYKALCITVDTAHYSRRERPMMTRFFPHSRRTPPDPKFAASVTWETIDKITEYADMPLLLKGIATGEDAKLAVEHGAKVVWVSNHGGRQLDYGQGSMEMLPEIVDAIEGKAEIVLDGGIQRGSDIAKAVSLGANSVAIGKMQCLGLAADGKDGLIRVLEILEEELTIAMALLGVTNIDQLSPNYICRSEATTESHEMSSWVNIPENRIK comes from the coding sequence ATGACTATGAAATATGTAAGTAATGAAGAGATTATACGAGCTGCTAGAAAAAATCTTTCTCAAGGTGCCTGGGACTATTTAATGGGAGGATCAGAATCAGAAACAACTATGAGAAGGAATAGATTAGCTTTTGATAGACTAGCTTTTCGACCTCGAGTATTAGTGGATGTATCGAAAATCGACACTTCAAACACTCTACTTGGACACAATTCAAAAATGCCAGTTATATTAGCACCAATAGGGTCTCAAGAAACATTTACTGAGATGGGAGCAGCTGCAGCAACATTAGCAGCAAATGAATTTGGAATAATTGACGTAATAAGCTCAGTAAGCTCTCCGAGTTTAGAAGAAATATCCACAACAGCTAATAACCCAAAGGTATTTCAATTATATATCCATGGAGATTGGAATTGGATTACTTCTATGATTAATAGAGTAAAAGAAGCCGATTATAAAGCCCTCTGTATAACTGTAGATACTGCTCATTATAGTAGAAGAGAGAGACCTATGATGACTAGATTTTTCCCACACTCTAGAAGAACTCCACCTGATCCTAAATTTGCAGCATCTGTAACATGGGAAACTATTGATAAAATTACAGAATATGCTGATATGCCATTACTATTAAAAGGTATTGCAACTGGAGAAGATGCAAAACTCGCAGTAGAGCATGGAGCAAAGGTTGTTTGGGTATCAAATCATGGAGGACGTCAATTAGATTATGGTCAAGGAAGTATGGAAATGCTACCTGAAATTGTAGATGCAATAGAAGGCAAAGCAGAAATAGTTCTTGATGGCGGAATCCAGCGTGGGAGTGACATTGCAAAAGCAGTATCGTTAGGTGCAAATTCGGTTGCTATTGGTAAAATGCAATGTTTAGGATTAGCAGCTGATGGAAAAGATGGATTAATAAGAGTTCTGGAAATATTAGAAGAAGAATTAACTATTGCTATGGCTCTTTTAGGAGTAACCAATATAGATCAATTATCACCTAATTATATTTGTAGATCAGAAGCAACAACTGAATCACATGAAATGAGTTCTTGGGTCAATATTCCAGAAAATCGTATAAAATAG
- a CDS encoding threonine synthase: protein MISYAEYLECTNCQKTYDYITPYRTCNDCGKVLYVRYDIDKAKANFDRNILPKRVNSMWRYFEMMPIKNESNIVSLGEGMTPLLHAPNLGKSLNCSQIYIKDEGCNPTGSFKARGLSAAVSRAKELGLSKLTMPSAGNAGGALSSYCARGNMEANVFMPKDAPEANQRESKDAGANLTLIDGLISDAGKISREKAQENDLFDVSTLQEPYRAEGKKTMGYEIAEQLNWETPDVIIYPTGGGTGLIGIWKAFKEMYELGWIDKPKTKMICVQSSGCAPMVRAYESGSNNAEMWENAQTFASGIRVPAAIGDYLILEAIRESNGTALTVTDEEMIDCIKMIASHEGIYPAPEGAATLAALKHLLNSKIINPDEKIILMNTGNAYKYLDMWIA from the coding sequence ATGATCAGTTATGCTGAATACCTAGAATGTACAAATTGCCAAAAAACTTATGACTATATAACACCATATAGAACATGCAATGATTGTGGAAAAGTTTTATACGTAAGATATGATATTGATAAAGCAAAGGCAAATTTCGATAGAAATATATTACCTAAAAGGGTTAATTCTATGTGGCGTTATTTTGAAATGATGCCAATTAAAAATGAATCAAATATCGTTTCTCTTGGTGAAGGAATGACTCCACTTTTGCATGCTCCTAATTTAGGGAAATCTTTAAATTGCTCTCAAATATATATAAAAGATGAAGGTTGCAATCCGACTGGATCCTTTAAAGCCAGAGGCTTATCTGCAGCAGTATCCCGAGCCAAAGAACTTGGCCTCTCTAAATTAACCATGCCTTCTGCTGGTAATGCAGGCGGGGCCCTTTCATCATATTGTGCTAGAGGTAATATGGAAGCAAATGTATTTATGCCTAAAGATGCACCTGAAGCAAACCAAAGAGAAAGCAAAGATGCTGGGGCAAACCTTACATTAATTGATGGCTTAATTTCGGACGCAGGTAAAATATCAAGGGAAAAAGCACAGGAAAATGACTTATTTGATGTCTCTACTCTACAAGAACCGTACAGAGCAGAAGGTAAAAAAACTATGGGTTACGAGATTGCTGAACAATTAAACTGGGAAACTCCAGATGTAATCATATATCCAACCGGTGGTGGGACTGGTCTTATAGGTATATGGAAAGCATTTAAAGAAATGTATGAATTAGGATGGATTGATAAACCTAAAACTAAAATGATCTGTGTGCAATCTTCTGGATGTGCTCCTATGGTAAGAGCCTATGAATCTGGAAGTAACAATGCTGAAATGTGGGAAAACGCCCAAACATTTGCTTCAGGTATAAGAGTACCTGCAGCAATAGGAGATTACTTGATACTAGAAGCTATTCGAGAAAGCAATGGAACTGCTTTAACGGTCACTGATGAAGAAATGATTGATTGTATTAAAATGATTGCTTCTCATGAAGGGATATATCCTGCACCAGAAGGAGCAGCTACTTTAGCAGCACTAAAACATCTTCTTAATTCAAAAATTATTAATCCAGATGAAAAAATCATTCTTATGAACACTGGTAATGCTTATAAATATTTAGATATGTGGATAGCTTAA
- a CDS encoding hydantoinase/oxoprolinase family protein: protein MNMKSERIGIDCGGTFTDFILISDDTFTVHKILSNAEDPSIAIVNGLNDLNKLDVETIAHGTTVATNTLLERKGAKTGLITTKGFEDVLKIGRQNRSSLYDLNQDKPKPLISDNNIWGIAERMDKNGNIIYELDGENLNEIIESIKSSGINSIAVSLLFSFQNSLHEDFINQKISEIDLNLYKSISSQVLPEFREYERTSTVVVNSYVGPIIDKYLGNLEGKIENSNLRIMQSSGGAISSKQARNQPVRTMLSGPAGGVVGSFWISQLAGFDHIITLDMGGTSTDVSLCPGEIQKSTQTKIDGLPISVPMIDIVTVGAGGGSIAHIDSGNSLSVGPESASSNPGPACYGVGTKPTVTDANFVLERVSSDYFLGGRMPLNKSRSAAALGVLGDQLDLNLTEISLGVLKVVNSNMERAVRKVSLERGYDPRDFTLVAFGGSGPIHSCELASELSIPRVLIPQYPGVLSALGVAIADVEKDYVQTIMLGDEKVDFDSIQKLFEPMKENGIYDLEQEGFQQSDINIQKLLDVRYHGQSFELTIECPVSEKNFKEDIKNTFNRYHFERFGYNDETQSLEVVNLRLRVVGITKEVEMKSAEPVHRMAQDSGNANIGFVNAGLLDSKVYERSKLVSGNYFQGPGLVVQMDCTVLVPPDWKAKVDGWHNLIIEQN from the coding sequence ATGAATATGAAATCAGAAAGAATCGGGATAGATTGCGGTGGAACCTTTACTGATTTTATATTAATTTCAGATGATACTTTTACAGTCCATAAAATACTTTCAAATGCTGAAGATCCTTCTATTGCTATTGTTAATGGTTTAAATGATTTGAACAAATTAGATGTAGAAACTATAGCTCATGGAACAACAGTGGCAACAAATACACTTTTAGAACGAAAGGGTGCAAAAACTGGTTTAATAACTACTAAAGGATTTGAAGATGTGCTCAAAATAGGTAGGCAAAATCGTTCTTCTTTGTATGATTTAAATCAGGATAAACCAAAACCTTTGATATCAGACAATAATATTTGGGGTATCGCAGAGCGTATGGATAAAAATGGCAATATTATTTATGAGCTTGATGGTGAAAATTTAAATGAAATAATTGAATCTATAAAAAGTAGTGGTATTAATTCAATAGCTGTAAGTTTATTATTTTCTTTTCAAAATTCTTTACATGAAGATTTTATTAACCAAAAAATATCTGAAATTGATTTAAATTTATATAAATCCATTTCAAGTCAAGTTTTACCAGAATTTAGGGAGTATGAGAGAACAAGTACAGTTGTAGTTAATTCATATGTTGGACCAATAATTGATAAATATCTAGGTAATTTAGAAGGTAAGATTGAGAATTCTAATTTAAGAATAATGCAATCTTCAGGGGGGGCTATCTCTTCTAAACAAGCACGGAATCAACCGGTTCGGACTATGTTAAGCGGCCCTGCTGGTGGGGTTGTTGGTTCCTTTTGGATATCTCAATTAGCGGGATTTGATCATATAATTACTTTAGATATGGGGGGCACATCTACAGATGTTTCGTTATGTCCTGGAGAAATACAAAAATCAACTCAAACCAAAATAGATGGGTTACCTATTAGCGTACCGATGATAGATATAGTAACTGTAGGTGCAGGCGGTGGTTCGATTGCACACATTGATTCTGGAAATTCATTAAGTGTCGGACCTGAATCAGCATCTTCTAATCCTGGTCCTGCTTGTTATGGTGTTGGAACTAAACCAACTGTTACTGATGCTAACTTTGTCTTAGAAAGAGTATCTTCAGATTATTTCTTGGGCGGTAGAATGCCTTTAAATAAATCCAGAAGTGCGGCCGCTCTTGGGGTTCTAGGTGATCAATTAGATTTAAATTTGACCGAAATATCATTAGGAGTGCTAAAGGTAGTAAATTCTAATATGGAGAGAGCAGTTAGAAAAGTTTCTTTAGAGAGGGGATATGATCCAAGAGATTTTACTCTTGTAGCTTTTGGGGGGTCTGGGCCGATACATTCTTGTGAATTAGCAAGTGAATTAAGCATTCCTCGAGTTCTAATTCCACAATATCCGGGAGTTTTATCTGCATTAGGTGTTGCAATTGCAGATGTTGAAAAAGATTATGTGCAAACCATAATGCTTGGTGATGAAAAAGTTGATTTTGATTCAATTCAGAAATTATTTGAGCCTATGAAAGAAAATGGCATATATGACTTGGAACAAGAAGGTTTTCAGCAAAGCGACATAAATATCCAGAAATTGCTTGATGTTAGATATCATGGTCAATCTTTTGAGCTTACCATTGAATGTCCAGTTAGTGAGAAAAATTTTAAAGAAGATATAAAAAATACTTTTAATAGATATCATTTTGAAAGATTTGGGTACAATGATGAAACACAATCTTTGGAAGTAGTTAATTTACGACTAAGGGTAGTGGGGATAACTAAAGAAGTTGAAATGAAATCTGCAGAACCTGTACATCGTATGGCACAAGATTCTGGAAATGCTAACATTGGATTTGTTAATGCTGGTTTATTAGATTCAAAAGTTTATGAACGAAGCAAATTAGTATCAGGAAATTATTTCCAAGGACCTGGCTTAGTTGTGCAAATGGATTGTACTGTACTAGTTCCTCCTGATTGGAAAGCAAAAGTAGATGGTTGGCATAACCTTATTATTGAGCAAAATTGA
- a CDS encoding AzlC family ABC transporter permease, translating to MPTIIIKSPKNKEFFSGVSAVLPILIGVIPFGLIFGILGLEAGFSPNQTFFMSSIIFAGASQVAFVKLVSSGTVPFITVISVGIINLRHFLYSASIAKYLAHLSTPWKIILAYLLTDEAYAVSIKRMQEKKENTVFHHYHLFGSGITLWLTWQTSTFLGIVLGQIIPEELNLGFAIPLVFLSIIAPEIIKYKSHAICALSAGILAILLNNLPLNLWIIFSSIFGLIIGVLFDKTPRKSQQ from the coding sequence ATGCCAACAATTATAATTAAATCACCAAAAAATAAAGAATTTTTTTCTGGGGTTTCTGCAGTATTGCCAATTTTAATCGGAGTTATACCCTTTGGCCTAATATTCGGTATCCTGGGATTAGAAGCAGGATTTTCTCCTAATCAAACATTTTTCATGTCATCAATTATTTTTGCAGGAGCAAGCCAAGTTGCATTCGTTAAACTGGTATCTAGTGGAACAGTACCATTCATAACAGTAATTTCTGTTGGTATCATTAATCTTCGTCACTTTTTATATAGTGCATCAATAGCTAAATACTTAGCTCACCTCTCTACACCTTGGAAAATCATACTTGCATACTTATTAACCGATGAAGCATATGCTGTGTCTATCAAAAGAATGCAAGAAAAAAAAGAAAATACAGTATTCCACCATTATCATCTATTTGGAAGTGGAATAACTCTTTGGTTAACATGGCAAACATCAACATTTTTAGGCATTGTATTAGGTCAAATCATCCCAGAAGAATTAAACCTTGGTTTTGCTATACCTCTTGTTTTTCTTTCGATCATTGCACCAGAAATAATAAAATATAAAAGTCATGCTATATGTGCATTAAGTGCAGGTATATTAGCCATTTTGTTAAACAATTTACCATTAAATTTATGGATAATATTTTCATCAATATTTGGTTTAATTATCGGTGTATTATTTGATAAAACTCCTAGGAAGAGTCAACAATGA
- a CDS encoding AzlD domain-containing protein, whose protein sequence is MMWAIIVISGIITFSIRFSAIYKITNSRTPEWLENILKYVPTSVLAVLIFPEILLNESNSLEIFNNPKILAASAALLVTILTKSIIITIITGMSVLWALTLN, encoded by the coding sequence ATGATGTGGGCTATAATTGTAATTTCAGGAATCATAACATTTAGTATACGATTTAGTGCAATATATAAAATTACCAATTCTAGAACACCCGAATGGTTAGAAAATATATTAAAATACGTACCAACTTCGGTGTTAGCTGTCTTAATATTTCCAGAAATATTGTTAAATGAATCAAATAGCTTAGAAATATTCAATAATCCAAAAATTCTAGCAGCCTCTGCAGCATTATTAGTAACAATATTAACAAAAAGTATTATCATTACTATAATTACAGGGATGTCAGTCCTTTGGGCTTTAACACTAAATTAA